A DNA window from Streptococcus sp. LPB0220 contains the following coding sequences:
- the groL gene encoding chaperonin GroEL (60 kDa chaperone family; promotes refolding of misfolded polypeptides especially under stressful conditions; forms two stacked rings of heptamers to form a barrel-shaped 14mer; ends can be capped by GroES; misfolded proteins enter the barrel where they are refolded when GroES binds): MAKDIKFSSDARSAMVRGVDVLADTVKVTLGPKGRNVVLEKSFGSPLITNDGVTIAKEIELEDHFENMGAKLVSEVASKTNDIAGDGTTTATVLTQAIVREGIKNVTAGANPIGIRRGIETAVATAVEALKNNAIPVSSKEAIAQVAAVSSRSEKVGEYISEAMEKVGKDGVITIEESRGMETELEVVEGMQFDRGYLSQYMVTDNEKMVADLENPYILITDKKISNIQEILPLLESILQSNRPLLIIADDVDGEALPTLVLNKIRGTFNVVAVKAPGFGDRRKAMLEDIAILTGGTVITDDLGLELKDATIEALGQAAKVSVDKDTTVIVEGSGNPEAIANRVAVIKSQIETTTSEFDREKLQERLAKLSGGVAVIKVGAATETELKEMKLRIEDALNATRAAVEEGIVAGGGTALVNVISAVAALELEGDEATGRNIVLRALEEPVRQIAHNAGYEGSIVIDRLKNAEVGTGFNAATGEWVNMIDAGIIDPVKVSRSALQNAASVASLILTTEAVVANKPEPAAPAGPGMDPSMMGGMM, translated from the coding sequence ATGGCAAAAGATATTAAATTTTCATCTGATGCACGTTCTGCAATGGTCCGTGGTGTCGATGTCTTAGCAGATACAGTGAAAGTTACATTGGGACCTAAAGGTCGCAATGTGGTTCTTGAAAAATCATTTGGTTCACCCTTGATCACAAATGATGGGGTGACCATCGCAAAAGAAATTGAATTGGAAGACCATTTTGAAAATATGGGTGCCAAATTGGTGTCAGAAGTGGCTTCTAAGACCAATGATATCGCAGGTGACGGTACAACGACCGCAACGGTCTTGACTCAAGCTATCGTCCGTGAAGGGATCAAAAACGTCACTGCAGGTGCTAACCCAATTGGCATCCGCCGTGGAATTGAGACCGCTGTTGCAACAGCAGTAGAAGCTTTGAAAAACAATGCGATCCCAGTATCGAGCAAGGAAGCGATTGCTCAAGTAGCTGCTGTGTCTTCTCGTTCTGAAAAAGTCGGTGAGTACATCTCTGAAGCCATGGAAAAAGTTGGCAAAGATGGAGTTATCACGATTGAAGAGTCTCGTGGAATGGAGACAGAACTGGAAGTCGTTGAAGGAATGCAGTTTGACCGTGGTTACCTTTCACAATACATGGTCACTGATAATGAAAAAATGGTGGCAGACCTTGAAAATCCATACATTTTGATCACTGACAAGAAGATTTCAAATATCCAAGAAATCTTGCCATTGTTGGAAAGCATTCTTCAAAGCAACCGTCCACTCTTGATCATCGCTGATGATGTCGATGGCGAAGCTCTTCCAACACTTGTCTTGAACAAGATCCGCGGTACCTTTAATGTCGTAGCTGTCAAGGCACCAGGATTTGGAGATCGCCGCAAAGCCATGCTAGAAGACATTGCCATCTTGACAGGTGGTACAGTCATTACAGACGATCTTGGTTTGGAATTGAAAGATGCAACCATTGAAGCCCTTGGTCAAGCAGCTAAAGTTTCAGTCGATAAAGACACTACTGTCATTGTCGAAGGTTCTGGTAACCCAGAAGCGATCGCTAACCGTGTGGCTGTTATCAAGTCACAAATCGAAACCACAACCTCTGAGTTTGACCGTGAAAAATTACAAGAACGTTTGGCTAAATTGTCTGGTGGTGTTGCCGTAATCAAGGTCGGTGCTGCAACAGAAACAGAATTGAAAGAAATGAAACTTCGTATCGAAGATGCCCTTAATGCGACTCGCGCAGCCGTTGAAGAAGGGATCGTTGCCGGAGGTGGTACAGCTCTTGTCAATGTCATATCTGCAGTCGCAGCCCTTGAATTGGAAGGGGATGAAGCGACCGGACGCAATATCGTTCTTCGCGCCTTGGAAGAACCTGTTCGCCAAATTGCTCACAATGCCGGTTACGAAGGATCTATTGTGATTGATCGCTTGAAAAATGCCGAAGTCGGAACAGGTTTCAATGCCGCAACAGGTGAATGGGTGAATATGATTGATGCAGGAATCATCGACCCTGTCAAAGTTAGCCGTTCAGCCCTTCAAAACGCCGCTTCCGTTGCTAGCCTCATTTTGACAACCGAAGCAGTCGTAGCCAACAAACCAGAACCAGCAGCCCCAGCAGGACCAGGAATGGATCCAAGCATGATGGGTGGGATGATGTAA
- a CDS encoding response regulator transcription factor, with protein sequence MLKIFVLEDEWIQQSRIESVLQDLIHQKSLQCKAPEVFGKSSQLLDAITERGAHHLFFLDIEIKGEEKKGLEIAKEIRKKDPHATIVFVTTHSEFMPITFQYKVAALDFIDKTLGEEEFRERISSAIDYTLEQAGTTIAQDAFTFESAMARVQVPFNKILYVETSPTIHKVILHTKDERLEFYASIADIEKADPRLYRCHRSFVVNPQNITKIDKEAKKAFFENGDNCLISRTKYRGLLEALKK encoded by the coding sequence TTGTTGAAGATTTTTGTGTTAGAAGATGAGTGGATCCAGCAATCACGAATCGAATCGGTCTTGCAGGATCTCATCCATCAAAAATCCCTGCAATGCAAAGCACCAGAAGTGTTTGGGAAATCAAGCCAGTTGCTGGATGCTATCACAGAGAGAGGCGCTCATCACCTATTCTTTTTAGATATCGAGATTAAAGGTGAGGAGAAAAAAGGTCTGGAGATTGCAAAAGAGATTCGTAAGAAAGACCCCCATGCGACCATTGTCTTTGTCACCACTCACTCTGAATTCATGCCCATTACCTTTCAGTACAAAGTAGCCGCCTTGGATTTTATCGATAAAACGCTGGGTGAGGAAGAGTTCAGAGAGAGAATCAGCTCAGCCATCGATTATACCTTGGAGCAAGCTGGGACCACGATTGCGCAAGATGCTTTTACATTTGAGAGTGCGATGGCGCGTGTACAAGTTCCCTTTAATAAGATTTTGTATGTTGAAACTTCTCCAACCATTCACAAGGTTATTTTACACACCAAGGATGAGCGATTAGAATTTTACGCTAGTATTGCCGATATCGAAAAAGCAGATCCCCGCTTGTATCGGTGCCACCGCTCCTTTGTGGTGAATCCACAAAATATTACGAAGATTGATAAGGAAGCCAAGAAAGCTTTTTTTGAAAATGGGGACAATTGCTTGATCTCACGGACCAAGTATAGAGGCTTACTGGAAGCTTTGAAAAAATAG